The window CGGCTGTGGCGCGAGGTGCTGCGCCGCCAGCGCAGCGAACTGGCGATGGTGGCCACCTATCCGGACGACCCTTCGCTGAACTGATGCCGCCGGCCTTCAGTACTCTTGCGTTCATGAGCACTCTTGAGCCTGAAACCCAGCCCCAGCGAGGCACTGGGACGGGAACCCTCGTAGAGCCGACGCCGCAGACGTCGCACGGCGACGGGGACCACGAGCGCTTCGCCCACTACGTCCAGAAGGACAAGATCATGGCGAGCGCGCTCGACGGCACACCCGTCGTCGCGCTCTGCGGCAAGGTGTGGGTCCCGGGCCGGGACCCGAAGAAGTACCCCGTGTGTCCCATGTGCAAGGAGATCTACGAGTCCATGGGCGCGGGCGGCGACGACGGCAAGGGCAAGGGCGGCGACAAGTAGCGCCTCCGGTGGCCTTACGGGCGCCGCGTAGACGGAGTACGGCCGCGGGCCCCGGTGCGGGGTGCCGCGGCCGAGTCGTGCCCGGAGCCTCCCGCCTCCGCCGGCCGGCCGGTTCGTGCGGGTGTCCCTCCCCGGCGGGTGAACCCGGCGTGCCGGGGCGCGCTCTCGGCGCATCCGGGGCCTTTGTCCTGCCCGTCCGTTGCACGGAGTGCTTCCGCCGGTCACAGAGTGGTTGAGACCTCTTGTGGGCATGTTCCTGTACTCCATAGCCTCCGACGTGTTGTGCAGCGCAAAACCCCCATTGCACAGGCTGCAACGCGCTCCCCCGGAGGACGCCCCATGAAGCTCTCTCATCTCTCTGCCCGCATGGCCGCACCGATCGCCGCGCTCGTCGTCGCCGGGCTCACGGCGACCGCCTGCGCCCCGGAGTCCTCCGACAACTCCGGTGGCAAGGACGAGAAGAGCGGCACCCTGCGCGTGTGGCTCTTCCAGGAGGTCACCAACGCGCCCAAGGAGAAGGTGGTCGACGGGGTCGTCACCGCCTTCGAGAAGGCCCACAAGGGCACGAAGGTCGACGTCCAGTACATCCCCGTCGAGACCCGCGCCGAGAAGATAAAGGCCGCCTTCAACGACCCCAAGAGCGCCCCCGACCTCATCGAGTACGGGAACACGGACACCGCCGGCTACGTCAAGGACGGCGGACTCGCGGACGTCACCAAGGAGTTCGCGGACTGGAACGAGTCGAAGGACACCGACCCGACGGCCCGGCAGTCCGTCACGGTCGACGGCAGGATCTACGGGGCCCCGTACTTCGTCGGCGTCCGCGCTCTCTACTACCGCACCGACGTCTTCAAGGAACTGGATCTCGAAGTACCGAAGACCCAGAACGAGTTGATCGCCAAGGCCAAGGCGATCCGGCAGGCGAAGCCGGAGCTGTACGGTCTCGCGGTCGGCGGCGCCTACACGTACGGCGCGATGCCGTTCATCTGGGCCAACGGCGGCGAGATCGCCCAGGGCAGGGGCGGATCGTACGCCTCGACGATCGACACCGCGGCGGCCCAGAAGGGAATCAAGGCGTACACCTCTCTCTTCGGTGACGACAACTGTCCGGCGGCCAAGTGCGCGGGCATGGGCGGCAACGACACCGTCACTGCGTTCGCCTCCGGCAAGGCCGGCATGGCCATCGGCGGCGACTTCAGCCACGCGGCGATCGAGGCGGGGAAGGTCAAGGGGAAGTACGCCGTCGTGCCGCTGCCGGGCGTCACGTCGGGTGAGATCGCACCCGCCTTCGCGGGCGGCAACAACCTCGGCGTGCTCGACAGCACCTCGCACCGCACGCTCGCCGTCGACCTGATGGAGCAGCTCGCGTCCAAGAAGACGCAGGGCGCGCTCTTCGACGCGATGGGCTTCCTGCCGACGTTCACGGACGTGCGCCAGGACGTCGCGAAGCGCGAGCCGTTCGTCGGGCCCTTCGTGAAGACCCTGGGCGCGGGCGCCAAGTTCGTCCCGGCCTCACCCGCCTGGTCCCAGATCGACGCGTCCCTGGTCCTGCCGACGATGTTCCAGGAGGTCGTCAGCGGACGCAAGGACGTGGCGGCCGCCTCGAAGGACGCGGCCAAGAAGATGAACGCCGCGTTCAGCTCCGCGGGATGAGCCGGATGACGAACCGTCCGCTTCCGGGGCCCGTACCGCCGCCCGGCGGCGAACAGGCCCCGAAGGAGCCCGGACCGACGACACCGGGCGGGCTCCGGGAAGCAGGACCGGCGCCCGCCTCCGCGCCGGGCTCCTCCGAGGCCGCGACCGCGGTCGCGGTCCGCCGGGCCGGCGGACCCGGCCCGGTGAAGGGCGCCCCGGCCCGGGGCGCCCGCGGGGCGCCCCGGCCCGGACGCGGCGCGACGACGGGACGCAGGTCACCGCTCGCCCGCGGCGGCTGGACGCCCTGGCTCTATCTCGCCCCCGCCCTCGTGGTCATCGGCGGGCTGCTCGTCTATCCCGTCTACCAGCTCGGCCTGATCTCGTTCCTCGAGTACACACAGGCCCAGGTCAGTGGTGGGGAGCCGACGACCTTCGAGGGTTTCGGGAACTACGCGACGCTCTTCGGGGACGAGCAGTTCTGGCAGGTCCTGCTGGCGACGGTGGTGTTCGCGACGGCGTGTGTCATGTCGACGCTGGCGGTCGGCTGCGCGCTCGCCGTCCTCCTGACACGTGTCCGTGCCGTGCCGCGGCTCGCCCTGATGCTGGCCGCGCTCGGCGCCTGGGCGACACCCGCGGTCACCGGGTCGACGGTGTGGCTGCTCCTGTTCGACCCCGACTTCGGGCCGGTCAACCGGATCCTGGGACTCGGCGACCATTCGTGGACGTACGGCCGGTACAGCGCCTTCGCCCTCGTCCTGCTCGAAGTGGTGTGGTGCTCCTTCCCGTTCGTGATGGTCACGGTGTACGCGGGCATCCGGGCCGTGCCCTCCGAGGTCCTGGAAGCCGCGTCCCTCGACGGCGCCTCCCAGTGGCGGATCTGGCGCTCGGTGCTGGCGCCGATGCTCCGCCCGATCCTCGTGGTCGTCACCATCCAGTCGGTCATCTGGGACTTCAAGGTATTCACGCAGATCTACGTCATGACGAACGGCGGCGGCATCGCCGGCCAGAACCTCGTGCTGAACGTGTACGCCTACCAGAAGGCCTTCGCGTCCTCCCAGTACAGCCTCGGGTCGGCGATCGGAGTGGTGATGCTGCTGATTCTGCTGGCGGTCACGCTCGTATATCTGAGACTGCTGCGAAGGCAGGGGGAAGAGCTGTGAGTTCCGTGACGTCCAGGCATTCCGTGGCATCCGCGAGTTCGCCGGGATCCCCGAGTCCCGTACGGCGAACGGGATTCGTACGAGGATTCGTACGCCGTTCCGTACGGCGGCCGTGGCGGCTGGCCGCGGAGGTCTCGGCGCTGTTGATCGCGGCGGTCGTCGCATTCCCCCTCTACTGGATGGCGCTCAGCGCCTTCAAGCCCGCCGGGGAGATCGAGTCGACCGAGCCGCGGCCCTGGACGCTGTCCCCGACCCTGGATTCCTTCCGGCGTGTCTTCGGGCAGCAGGAATTCGGCCGTTACTTCCTCAACAGTGTCGTCGTGGCGGTCACCGTGGTCGCCGTGTCGGCGCTCATCGCGTTTCTCGCGGCGACCGCCGTGACACGCTTCCGCTTCCGGTTCCGGACCACCCTGCTGATCATGTTCCTGGTCGCGCAGATGGTGCCCATCGAAGCCCTGACGATCCCCCTCTTCTTCCAGATGCGGGACTTCGGACAGCTCAACACGCTGGGCTCGCTGATCCTGCCGCACATCGCCTTCTCGCTGCCCTTCGCGATCTGGATGCTGCGGGGTTTCGTGAAAGCCGTCCCCGAGGCGCTGGAGGAGGCCGCCTACATCGACGGGGCGAGCCGGACGCGGTTCCTGTGGCAGATCCTTTTCCCACTGGTCTTTCCGGGGCTCGTCGCCACCAGCGTCTTCTCGTTCATCTCCGCCTGGAACGACTTCCTGTTCGCCAAGTCCTTCATCATCAGCGACACCTCCCAGTCCACGCTGCCGATGGCCCTCCTCGTCTTCTACAAGCCCGACGACCCGGACTGGGGCGGCGTGATGGCCGCGTCCACGGTGATGACCATTCCGGTGCTGATCTTCTTCGTACTCGTACAGCGGCGCCTGGTCTCCGGACTGGGCGGCGCGGTGAAGGACTGACGTGAGCGACGCGATGCCGAACGGCCCGACCTCGCCCGGTGTGATTCCGGCGCCCCGATCGGTGCGGGAGTCCGCGGGCGGCGGCGTCCCGCTCGACGCGGGCACCACCCTGTGGGCCGGACCCGGTACGGGCACCACCGAACGCTGGCTGCGCCTCACCCTCGGCGCCGCCCTGGGCCTCTCGCTGCCGCCGGGCGACGAGAATCCAGAGCACGCGGAGAACGCGGAGAACGCGGAGAACGCAGCGAACACGGAGAACGCAGCGAACACGGAGGGCGCGGAGTGCGGTGAAAACGCCGTGAGCACCGTGCGGTTGCGCATCGACGACTCGCTGGGGGCGGAGGCGTACGTACTCGACATCGACGCCGGACACGGAATCGAGATCCGGGGCGGAGGTCCCGCCGGAGTGTTCTGGGGTGCCCAGACGCTGCGTCAGCTCATCGGCCCGGACGCTTTCCGGCGAGCTCCCGTACGGCCCGGTGTCACCCATGTCGTCCCGCGGCAAACCGTCGAGGACGCGCCGCGATTCGGCTGGCGCGGGCTCATGCTCGACGTCTCGCGGCACTTCATGCCGAAGGACGGCGTACTGCGCTGTCTCGACCTGATGGCCGCGCACAAGCTGAACGTCTTCCACTTCCATCTCACGGACGACCAGGGCTGGCGAATCGAGATCCAGCGGTATCCGAAGCTCACGGAGACCGGATCATGGCGGGCGCGCACCAAATTCGGCCATCGCGCCTCGCCCCACTGGGAGGAGAAGCCGCACGGGGGCTTCTACACCCAGGACGACATCCGCGAGATCGTCGCGTACGCCGCCGAGCGGCATATCGCCGTCGTCCCCGAAATCGACATCCCGGGGCACTCGCAGGCCGCCGTCGCCGCATATCCGGAACTCGGCAACACCGATGTCGTCGACACGCTCTCCCTCTCCGTCTGGGACACCTGGGGCGTCTCCAAAAACGTACTCGCCCCCACTGACAACGTCCTTCGCTTCTACGAGGGCGTCTTCGAGGAACTCCTCGGCCTGTTCCCCTCGGAGTTCGTCCACGTCGGCGGCGACGAGTGCGCCAAGGACCAGTGGAAGGCGTCCCCCGCCGCGCAGGCACGGATCAGGGAACTGGGCCTTGCGGACGAGGACGCGCTGCAGTCCTGGTTCATCCGCCACTTCGACGCCTGGCTGAGCGCGCGAGGGCGCCGGCTCATCGGCTGGGACGAGATCCTGGAGGGCGGGCTGGCCCCGGGCGCCGCCGTCTCCTCCTGGCGCGGCTACCAGGGCGGCATCACGGCCGCCCGGGCAGGCCACGACGTCGTCATGTGCCCCGAGCAGCAGGTGTACCTGGACCACCGCCAGGCCGACGGGCCGAACGAGCCGGTGCCCATCGGCTACGTCCGCACCCTGGAGGACGTCTACCGCTTCGAGCCCGTGCCACCGGAGTTGACCCCCGGGCAGGCGCGGCACGTGCTGGGCACCCAGGCCAACCTGTGGACCGAGGTGATGGAGGACCGGTCACGCGTGGACTACCAGGCCTTCCCGCGGCTTGCGGCCTTCGCCGAGGTCGCCTGGAGCGCCCTGCCCGCGCCCGTGGAACGCGACTTCGCGGACTTCGAACGGCGGATGACCGGCCACTACCCGCGACTTGACGCCCTGGGGGTCGACTACCGGCCGCCCACCGGGCCGTTGCCGTGGCAGCGGCGTCCCGGAGTGCTCGGACGCCCGATCGAGGGAGCGCCCCCGAACGTGTGAGGCGGCTTCCAGGGGGTGTCGTCCGATGCGGTTGCCCTGGGACGGTGGCCCCGAAGGAGAAAGGTGCCCAAGGGGCACCGAAGACTGTCAATGTGCGCTGACGGGCGATGTGGTGCGAAAACGGACCATCCGTCGAGGGTGGGCAGGAATGCCTCCTAGCGGACCCCCGCGTCGAGGGGCGGGGAAGATGTGCCAGAGTTGCCACGTCCGCCCTGTCAGCACGTACCGTACGGCAACACAGGTGGGACCAGGTGGGGCAGCGGGAAGGGGCAGCCGGTTTGACCACGCACGCACCGCAGGCGGCGCAGGCCGTGACGCTGCCCGCCTCGCTGGACGAGGCCGTGGCGGCGCTCGCCGCCATGCCCGCAGCCGTTCCCGTGGCCGGCGGCACCGATCTCATGGCCTCCGTCAACTCCGGGCAGCTGAGGCCCGCCGCGCTCGTCGGCCTCGGCCGGATCAGCGAGATCCGCGGCTGGCAGTACCAGGACGGCCACGCGCTCCTCGGCGCGGGCCTCACCCACGCCCGTATGGGACGCCCCGACTTCGCCGCCCTCATCCCCGCCCTCGCGGCGGCCTCGAGGGCTGCCGGACCGCCGCAGATCCGCAACGCGGGCACCCTGGGCGGCAACATCGCCTCCGCGTCCCCCACCGGGGACGCGCTGCCCGTGCTGGCCGCCCTGGAGGCGACCCTCATCATCGCGGGCCCGGGCGGCGCCCGCCGTGAGATCCCCGTCTCGCACCTGCTCGCGGGCATGGAGATGCTCCGCGGCGGCGAACTCATCGGGTATGTGCGCGTGCCGCTGCTGCACGCGCCGCAGGTCTTCCTGAAGGCGACCGGACGCACCGGCCCCGGGCGCGCCATCGCGTCCGTGTCGCTCGTCCTCGACCCCGCCCGGCGCGGAGTGCGGTGTGCCGTGGGCGCCATAGCGCCGATGCCGCTGCGGCCCCTGGACGCCGAGCAGTGGGTCGCGTCGCTGATCGACTGGGACAACAACCGTGCGATCGTCCCCGAGGCGCTGAACGCCTTCGGGGAGTACGTCGCCGCGGCCTGCATCCCCGATCCGGTACCCGCCGAGGACGGTTCCGTGCCGCAGCTGCCGCCCGCCGTACTGCACCTGCGGCGCACCGTCGCCGCGCTGGCCCGACGAGCACTGGGGAGGGCACTTTCGTGACCGACGACCAGCACGGCGAGAGCACGCCCCCGGGGGGCAGCCGCTGGGATCCGCTGCCCCAGGGCGACTACGACGACGGCGCCACCGCCTTCGTCAAGCTCCCCGAAGGCGGCATCGACGCCCTGCTCGCGGACTCGCCGCTCGCCGCGCCCGGCCACGGCTACGTACCGCCGCCGATAACGGTCGCGCCCGGCGACCCGTCGTCCACCGGCTCCTGGGCCGTACCGCCCGAGGTGGCCGGCTCCGGGCAGCCGCAGCCCGTGCAGTGGCCCGACCCGAACGCCCTCCCCGAGGAGCACCGGCAGCCCGCTCAGGACTCGTTCGCGTACAACCCCGGGTCCACCGGCCAGTGGACTTTCGACCAGCCCGCACAGGACGGCCCGGCCGCGCCCGGCCACGACGTGACCGGACAGTGGTCCATTCCCGTCGCCGACGGTGATCTGCCCGACGAGTCCGGCGAGTTCACCACGTCGTCGCTGGTCGAGCAGTGGGGCGGAACCCCGCCCGCCACGCTGCCCGGAGGGGCCGCCGCGCCCTGGGCCGACGAGCCGTGGGCGCAGCAGCCCGCCGAGGCTCTGCCGCCGCCCGCCGAGGAGGCCGCGCCCCACGCCGGGGACGGCGCCCTCGGCCCCGCACCCGCCGAGCACGGTGCCGCCGAGATCATCGACGTCTCCGGAGAGCACGCCGACGAGATCGCGGTCTCCGTGGAGCGCGATCCGGAGCACGGGGAGGCGGCCGAGGCCCGTCACGACCTCCCGGAGCCCGCCGGTGAATCGGCCCCCGAGCCGGAGACGGCCTCTTCGGAGGAGCCCGGCGAGGACCCCGCGGACGTCGCGGAGACCGGCGCCGCCGCCGAGGTGCCCCCCGCCGACGACTCCCAGGGCATCCCCCCGCACAACGACCACCCCCTGGCCTCGTACGTCCTGCGGGTGAACGGTGTCGAACGGCCCGTGACCGACGCCTGGATCGGCGAGTCCCTGCTCTACGTCCTGCGTGAACGGCTCGGCCTCGCGGGCGCCAAGGACGGCTGCTCGCAGGGCGAGTGCGGGGCCTGCAACGTGCAGGTGGACGGACGGCTCGTGGCGTCCTGCCTCGTGCCCGGCGTGACCGCCGCCGGGAGCGAGGTACGCACCGTCGAAGGACTCGCCGCCGACGGGCAGCCCTCGGACGTCCAGCGGGCCCTCGCGAAGTGCGGCGCCGTCCAGTGCGGCTTCTGCATCCCCGGCATGGCGATGACCGTGCACGACCTCCTCGAGGGCAATCCCGCGCCGACCGAGCTGGAGACCCGCCAGGCGCTGTGCGGCAACCTGTGCCGGTGCTCCGGCTACCGGGGCGTCCTGGACGCCGTCCGCGACGTCGTGTCCGAGCGCGAGACCCACGCGGCGGCGGACAGCGCCGCGGACGCCGACGAGGCCCGTATCCCGCACCAGGCGGGCCCGGGGGCCGGAGGCGTCAACCCGTCCGCGTTCGAGCCCCACCAGCCCTACGGCCAGGACGGAGGCCAGGCGTGAGCAACGACACCGCCACCGCGACCACCGCGGAGCCCGGCACCGCTCCCGAGCCGCCCCCGCACGGCCTCGGCGTGTCCCTGCCGACCGCGGAGGCCCGTGCCAAGACGGAGGGCACCTTCCCGTACGCGGCGGACCTGTGGGCCGAGGGCCTCCTGTGGGCGGCCGTCCTCAGATCGCCGCACCCGCACGCGCGCATCCTGTCCGTCGACACGACCCACGCGCGCGAGATGCCCGGCGTACGGGCCGTCATCACGCACGAGGACGTGCCCGGAGCCGCGCTGCACGGCCGCGGCAGGGCCGACCGCCCGGTGTTCGCCTCCGACGTCGTACGCCACCACGGCGAGCCCATCGCCGCCGTCGCCGCGGACCACCCCGACACCGCGCGCATGGCCGCCGCCGCCGTCATCGTCGAGTACGAGGTCCTCGACCCGGTGACGGACCCGGAGCAGGCCTTCGAGGCCGAACCCCTGCACCCCGACGGCAACCTGATCCGCCACATCCCGCTGCGTCACGGCGACCCGGACGCGGCGGGCGACATCGTCGTCGAGGGCCTGTACCGCATCGGCCGCCAGGACCCGGCCCCGATCGGCGCGGAGGCCGGCCTCGCCGTGCCCCGCCCCGACGGCGGGGTCGAGCTCTACGTGGCCTCCACCGACCCGCACACCGACCGGGACACGGCCGCCGCCTGCTACGGGCTGGAACCGGAGCGCGTGAAGGTCGTCGTCACCGGCGTGCCCGGCGCCACCGCGGACCGCGAGGACCAGGGTTTCCAGCTCCCCCTGGGACTGCTTGCCCTGAAGACAGGATGTCCTGTCAAAATCACCGCAACGCGCGAAGAATCCTTCCTCGGGCACGTCCACCGCCACCCCACCCTCCTGCGCTACCGCCACCACGCGGACGCCGAGGGCAGGCTGGTGAAGGTCGAGGCGCAGATCCTCCTCGACGCGGGGGCGTACGCGGACACCTCGTCGGAGGCCCTCGCCGCCGCCGTCTCCTTCGCCTGCGGCCCGTACGTCGTCCCGAACGCCTTCATCGAGGGCTGGGTCGTGCGCACCAACAACCCGCCCTCCGGCCACGTGCGCGGTGAGGGCGCCATGCAGGTGTGCGCCGCCTACGAGGCCCAGATGGACAAGCTGGCGAAGAAGCTGGGCGCCGACCCGGCCGAACTGCGCCTGCGCAACGTACTGGCCACCGGGGACGTGCTGCCCACCGGTCAGACGGTGACGTGCCCCGCCCCGGTCGCCGAACTGCTGCAGGCCGTCCAGGACTTCCCGCTGCCCGCCCTCCCGAAGGACACCCCCGAGGAGGAGTGGCTGCTCCCGGGCGGCCCCGAGGGCGCCGGTGAGCCCGGCGCCGTACGGCGTGGCGTCGGCTACGCGCTGGGCATGGTCCACATGCTCGGCGCCGAGGGCACGGACGAGGTCTCGACCGCCACCGTGAAGGTCCACGACGGCATCGCCACCGTGCTCTGCGCGGCCGTGGAGACCGGACAGGGCTTCACCACGCTGGCCCGCCAGATCGTCCAGGAGACGCTCGGCATCGAAGAGGTGCACGTCGCCTCCGTGGACACCGATCAGCCCCCGGCCGGCCCCAGCTGCCGCGGCCGCCACACCTGGGTGTCCGGCGGCGCCGTCGAGCGGGCCGCCAAGATGGTCCGCACACAGCTGCTGCAGCCCCTGGCGCACAAGTTCGGCATGTCCACCGAGCTCCTCCAGATCACCGACGGCAAGATCACCTCGTACGACGGTGTGCTGTCGACCACCGTCATGGAGGCGATGGACGGCAAGGAGCTGTGGGCCACCGCGCAGTGCCGCCCGCACCCCACCGAGCCGCTGGACGGCACGGGCCAGGGTGACGCCTTCGTGGGCCTGGCCTTCTGCGCGATCCGCGCGGTCGTGGACGTGGACATCGAACTCGGCTCGGTACGGGTGGTCGAACTGGCGCTCGCCCAGGACGTGGGCCGCATTCTGAACCCCGCACAGCTCACCGCACGGATCGAGGCGGGCGTCACACAGGGCATCGGCGTCGCCCTCACGGAGAACCTGCGCACCGCGCGCGGGCTGGTGCGCCACCCCGACCTCACCGGGTACGCGCTGCCGACCGCCCTCGACGCCCCCGACATCCGCATCGTCAAGCTCGTCGAGGAGCGCGACGTGGTCGCGCCCTTCGGCGCGAAGGCCGTCAGCGCGGTACCGGTGGTCACGTCCCCCGCCGCGGTCGCTTCCGCGGTACGGGCGGCCACGGGGCGCCCGGTGAACCGGCTGCCGATAAGGCCACAGGCGGCTGTGGTGACGGCGGCACAGTGACGGGGCACGCGCCTGGGGAGGGCGAGCCGCCGCGCTACGAACCCGCGCCCGGTACCGGCAGGCCGCTGCTGTGGGCGCTGGTCTTCGTGCTGGCCGCGGTCGTGGTCGTCGTGGGCGGCGTGTATCTCTCCTGAGGGCTCGACGGGCTGCGAGGTGTGACGTGGACGGTGTCATCCTGATCACCGGCATCATGGCCGCCGGGAAGTCCACGGTCGCGCAGGCACTGGCCGAGCGGCTGCCGCGGGCCGCCCACGTGCGCGGTGACGCATTCCGGCG of the Streptomyces aurantiacus genome contains:
- a CDS encoding DUF3039 domain-containing protein, with the translated sequence MSTLEPETQPQRGTGTGTLVEPTPQTSHGDGDHERFAHYVQKDKIMASALDGTPVVALCGKVWVPGRDPKKYPVCPMCKEIYESMGAGGDDGKGKGGDK
- a CDS encoding extracellular solute-binding protein; its protein translation is MKLSHLSARMAAPIAALVVAGLTATACAPESSDNSGGKDEKSGTLRVWLFQEVTNAPKEKVVDGVVTAFEKAHKGTKVDVQYIPVETRAEKIKAAFNDPKSAPDLIEYGNTDTAGYVKDGGLADVTKEFADWNESKDTDPTARQSVTVDGRIYGAPYFVGVRALYYRTDVFKELDLEVPKTQNELIAKAKAIRQAKPELYGLAVGGAYTYGAMPFIWANGGEIAQGRGGSYASTIDTAAAQKGIKAYTSLFGDDNCPAAKCAGMGGNDTVTAFASGKAGMAIGGDFSHAAIEAGKVKGKYAVVPLPGVTSGEIAPAFAGGNNLGVLDSTSHRTLAVDLMEQLASKKTQGALFDAMGFLPTFTDVRQDVAKREPFVGPFVKTLGAGAKFVPASPAWSQIDASLVLPTMFQEVVSGRKDVAAASKDAAKKMNAAFSSAG
- a CDS encoding carbohydrate ABC transporter permease, with the translated sequence MTNRPLPGPVPPPGGEQAPKEPGPTTPGGLREAGPAPASAPGSSEAATAVAVRRAGGPGPVKGAPARGARGAPRPGRGATTGRRSPLARGGWTPWLYLAPALVVIGGLLVYPVYQLGLISFLEYTQAQVSGGEPTTFEGFGNYATLFGDEQFWQVLLATVVFATACVMSTLAVGCALAVLLTRVRAVPRLALMLAALGAWATPAVTGSTVWLLLFDPDFGPVNRILGLGDHSWTYGRYSAFALVLLEVVWCSFPFVMVTVYAGIRAVPSEVLEAASLDGASQWRIWRSVLAPMLRPILVVVTIQSVIWDFKVFTQIYVMTNGGGIAGQNLVLNVYAYQKAFASSQYSLGSAIGVVMLLILLAVTLVYLRLLRRQGEEL
- a CDS encoding carbohydrate ABC transporter permease, coding for MAAEVSALLIAAVVAFPLYWMALSAFKPAGEIESTEPRPWTLSPTLDSFRRVFGQQEFGRYFLNSVVVAVTVVAVSALIAFLAATAVTRFRFRFRTTLLIMFLVAQMVPIEALTIPLFFQMRDFGQLNTLGSLILPHIAFSLPFAIWMLRGFVKAVPEALEEAAYIDGASRTRFLWQILFPLVFPGLVATSVFSFISAWNDFLFAKSFIISDTSQSTLPMALLVFYKPDDPDWGGVMAASTVMTIPVLIFFVLVQRRLVSGLGGAVKD
- a CDS encoding beta-N-acetylhexosaminidase; amino-acid sequence: MPNGPTSPGVIPAPRSVRESAGGGVPLDAGTTLWAGPGTGTTERWLRLTLGAALGLSLPPGDENPEHAENAENAENAANTENAANTEGAECGENAVSTVRLRIDDSLGAEAYVLDIDAGHGIEIRGGGPAGVFWGAQTLRQLIGPDAFRRAPVRPGVTHVVPRQTVEDAPRFGWRGLMLDVSRHFMPKDGVLRCLDLMAAHKLNVFHFHLTDDQGWRIEIQRYPKLTETGSWRARTKFGHRASPHWEEKPHGGFYTQDDIREIVAYAAERHIAVVPEIDIPGHSQAAVAAYPELGNTDVVDTLSLSVWDTWGVSKNVLAPTDNVLRFYEGVFEELLGLFPSEFVHVGGDECAKDQWKASPAAQARIRELGLADEDALQSWFIRHFDAWLSARGRRLIGWDEILEGGLAPGAAVSSWRGYQGGITAARAGHDVVMCPEQQVYLDHRQADGPNEPVPIGYVRTLEDVYRFEPVPPELTPGQARHVLGTQANLWTEVMEDRSRVDYQAFPRLAAFAEVAWSALPAPVERDFADFERRMTGHYPRLDALGVDYRPPTGPLPWQRRPGVLGRPIEGAPPNV
- a CDS encoding FAD binding domain-containing protein, with protein sequence MTTHAPQAAQAVTLPASLDEAVAALAAMPAAVPVAGGTDLMASVNSGQLRPAALVGLGRISEIRGWQYQDGHALLGAGLTHARMGRPDFAALIPALAAASRAAGPPQIRNAGTLGGNIASASPTGDALPVLAALEATLIIAGPGGARREIPVSHLLAGMEMLRGGELIGYVRVPLLHAPQVFLKATGRTGPGRAIASVSLVLDPARRGVRCAVGAIAPMPLRPLDAEQWVASLIDWDNNRAIVPEALNAFGEYVAAACIPDPVPAEDGSVPQLPPAVLHLRRTVAALARRALGRALS
- a CDS encoding 2Fe-2S iron-sulfur cluster-binding protein, whose amino-acid sequence is MTDDQHGESTPPGGSRWDPLPQGDYDDGATAFVKLPEGGIDALLADSPLAAPGHGYVPPPITVAPGDPSSTGSWAVPPEVAGSGQPQPVQWPDPNALPEEHRQPAQDSFAYNPGSTGQWTFDQPAQDGPAAPGHDVTGQWSIPVADGDLPDESGEFTTSSLVEQWGGTPPATLPGGAAAPWADEPWAQQPAEALPPPAEEAAPHAGDGALGPAPAEHGAAEIIDVSGEHADEIAVSVERDPEHGEAAEARHDLPEPAGESAPEPETASSEEPGEDPADVAETGAAAEVPPADDSQGIPPHNDHPLASYVLRVNGVERPVTDAWIGESLLYVLRERLGLAGAKDGCSQGECGACNVQVDGRLVASCLVPGVTAAGSEVRTVEGLAADGQPSDVQRALAKCGAVQCGFCIPGMAMTVHDLLEGNPAPTELETRQALCGNLCRCSGYRGVLDAVRDVVSERETHAAADSAADADEARIPHQAGPGAGGVNPSAFEPHQPYGQDGGQA
- a CDS encoding xanthine dehydrogenase family protein molybdopterin-binding subunit, encoding MSNDTATATTAEPGTAPEPPPHGLGVSLPTAEARAKTEGTFPYAADLWAEGLLWAAVLRSPHPHARILSVDTTHAREMPGVRAVITHEDVPGAALHGRGRADRPVFASDVVRHHGEPIAAVAADHPDTARMAAAAVIVEYEVLDPVTDPEQAFEAEPLHPDGNLIRHIPLRHGDPDAAGDIVVEGLYRIGRQDPAPIGAEAGLAVPRPDGGVELYVASTDPHTDRDTAAACYGLEPERVKVVVTGVPGATADREDQGFQLPLGLLALKTGCPVKITATREESFLGHVHRHPTLLRYRHHADAEGRLVKVEAQILLDAGAYADTSSEALAAAVSFACGPYVVPNAFIEGWVVRTNNPPSGHVRGEGAMQVCAAYEAQMDKLAKKLGADPAELRLRNVLATGDVLPTGQTVTCPAPVAELLQAVQDFPLPALPKDTPEEEWLLPGGPEGAGEPGAVRRGVGYALGMVHMLGAEGTDEVSTATVKVHDGIATVLCAAVETGQGFTTLARQIVQETLGIEEVHVASVDTDQPPAGPSCRGRHTWVSGGAVERAAKMVRTQLLQPLAHKFGMSTELLQITDGKITSYDGVLSTTVMEAMDGKELWATAQCRPHPTEPLDGTGQGDAFVGLAFCAIRAVVDVDIELGSVRVVELALAQDVGRILNPAQLTARIEAGVTQGIGVALTENLRTARGLVRHPDLTGYALPTALDAPDIRIVKLVEERDVVAPFGAKAVSAVPVVTSPAAVASAVRAATGRPVNRLPIRPQAAVVTAAQ